The following coding sequences are from one uncultured Tateyamaria sp. window:
- the rsmD gene encoding 16S rRNA (guanine(966)-N(2))-methyltransferase RsmD yields MRIIAGRWRGVRLATVGKGDPGAHLRPTPDRVRESMFSMLTHRDVIEGAKVLDLFAGTGALGFEALSRGAAQATFVENGRVGQTLIAENIKKLDAGAQARLLRMDATRPGASDRGPFDLVFLDPPYGKGMGTKALLAIRPWCTGDALIIWEEDAPMDAPAGYALLDHRRYGSTHVTLLEVA; encoded by the coding sequence GTGAGGATCATCGCGGGCCGCTGGCGGGGCGTGCGGCTTGCCACTGTGGGCAAGGGTGACCCGGGCGCGCATCTGCGCCCCACGCCGGACCGGGTGCGCGAAAGCATGTTTTCCATGCTCACCCACCGCGATGTGATTGAGGGCGCAAAGGTGCTGGACCTTTTTGCAGGCACCGGCGCGCTGGGGTTCGAGGCGCTGTCGCGCGGCGCGGCCCAGGCCACTTTCGTGGAAAATGGGCGCGTCGGGCAAACGCTGATTGCTGAGAACATCAAGAAGCTGGACGCGGGCGCGCAGGCCAGGCTGCTGCGTATGGATGCAACCAGGCCGGGGGCGTCGGACAGGGGGCCCTTCGATCTTGTCTTTCTTGATCCGCCCTATGGCAAGGGCATGGGGACGAAGGCACTGCTTGCGATCCGCCCGTGGTGTACGGGTGATGCGTTGATCATCTGGGAAGAAGACGCACCCATGGACGCGCCCGCAGGCTACGCGCTGCTGGATCACCGTCGGTACGGCAGCACGCATGTCACATTGCTCGAGGTTGCGTAG
- a CDS encoding FAD/NAD(P)-binding oxidoreductase: MGNSHVVVIGAGQAGSSCVAKLCNGGFDGQITLIGSEPALPYQRPPLSKAYLLGDMPLDRMFLRPDSFYAENNITVRTGEEVTAIDISARTVAVGDDTLDYTDLVLTTGSFPRRLPASIGGDLDGVFTVRDLADVDAMAPWCASGKTALIVGGGYIGLEAAAVCCKLGLNVVLVEMADRILQRVAAPETSAYFRDLHTSHGVDLREGVGLTRLTGDGTVSGADLTDGTTLAVDLVIVGVGITPATALAEAAGITIDNGIATDAQGRTSCPHVWAAGDCASFPYKGQRIRLESVPNAIDQAECVAENIMGAAKDYAARPWFWSDQFDVKLQIAGLNTGYDRVVTRDGGAAKSFWYYAGDTLLAVDAANDPRAYMIGKRLIEAGKTADPDVVADPAGDLKAMLR, from the coding sequence ATGGGCAATAGCCATGTGGTGGTGATCGGCGCAGGGCAGGCGGGGTCGTCCTGCGTGGCCAAGCTGTGCAATGGGGGCTTTGACGGGCAGATCACCCTGATCGGGTCCGAACCGGCGCTGCCCTACCAACGCCCGCCCCTGTCCAAGGCCTATCTGCTGGGGGATATGCCGCTGGACCGGATGTTCCTGCGGCCCGACAGCTTTTATGCCGAGAACAATATCACCGTACGCACCGGCGAAGAGGTCACTGCCATCGACATCTCTGCCCGGACGGTGGCGGTGGGCGACGACACGCTCGACTACACCGACCTGGTGTTGACCACGGGCTCGTTCCCCCGTCGCTTGCCTGCCTCCATCGGCGGGGATCTGGACGGCGTATTCACGGTCCGCGACCTTGCCGATGTCGATGCCATGGCGCCATGGTGCGCGTCCGGCAAAACGGCGCTGATCGTCGGCGGCGGCTATATCGGGCTCGAGGCGGCGGCGGTCTGCTGCAAGCTGGGTCTGAACGTGGTGCTGGTCGAAATGGCCGACCGCATCCTGCAACGGGTCGCAGCGCCAGAAACAAGCGCCTATTTCCGCGATCTGCACACCTCTCACGGGGTCGATCTGCGCGAAGGCGTCGGGCTGACCCGCCTGACCGGTGACGGCACGGTTTCGGGTGCGGATCTGACGGACGGCACCACGTTGGCCGTGGACCTTGTGATCGTGGGCGTCGGCATCACCCCCGCGACCGCCCTGGCAGAGGCGGCGGGCATCACCATTGACAACGGCATCGCGACGGATGCGCAGGGGCGTACCTCTTGCCCCCATGTCTGGGCCGCGGGCGATTGCGCGTCCTTTCCGTACAAGGGCCAGCGCATCCGCCTCGAATCCGTGCCGAACGCGATTGACCAGGCGGAATGCGTGGCCGAAAACATCATGGGGGCGGCAAAGGATTACGCGGCGCGGCCCTGGTTCTGGTCCGACCAATTCGACGTCAAACTGCAAATCGCGGGGCTGAACACAGGCTACGACCGCGTGGTCACACGCGACGGCGGTGCCGCCAAGTCCTTCTGGTATTACGCAGGCGACACGTTGCTGGCCGTGGACGCCGCCAACGACCCGCGCGCCTACATGATCGGGAAGCGCCTGATCGAAGCGGGCAAGACAGCGGACCCGGACGTCGTGGCGGACCCCGCGGGCGACCTGAAGGCCATGCTCAGGTGA